In the Fibrobacter sp. UWB5 genome, one interval contains:
- a CDS encoding DEAD/DEAH box helicase, with amino-acid sequence MTKNTEERIPEEAIDPKSKIAREADAFLNAIAGGADEDEADEAAFLELNPNGVVVDEEGDVLKKGRKSAIEVGTKVEFEEGEVEQPEEDESAEDYAESKKSCAEPVEDEQPAVKDSAEEEPTEESDDDSDEEPGDEALVTFEDLGLADEVLEAIKALNYETPSPIQAKAIPALLQGGNLLGTAQTGTGKTAAFSLPLLSRLDFNGHETSMLVLTPTRELAIQVAEAIQQYAAKMPKVHVVPVYGGQDIAVQLRALKRQANIVVATPGRLIDHIKRGSIVLSGVKAIVLDEADEMLDMGFMEDVETILKEIPASAQRALFSATMPKEVKKIIEQHLGEYEEACIEGKTTTVENIRQRYLLVKNEHKIEALARVLEGEDFDGVLIFVRTKQNTTEVAEKLESRGFNVAPLNGDLAQSMRERTINRLKMGKLDIVVATDVAARGIDVDRITHVVNYDIPYDTESYVHRIGRTGRAGRSGNAILFITPREKKMLKIIEKATRQPIETMELPTGEIISAKRVAAFKDKIKSVITSGELDKFKELVESMVAESTTEGSEPLTAADIAAAVIKIWQKKQPLFPELKPLDAPRERRERNDNFGLDREEKSRLRKERNEGANGVEEGYLRYYLGVGRRDHVTPRDIVGAIAGEGNISSSNIGRIKLFDKFSTVELPETMPQEVLDILADMTIRGNESRFRLMTDEPPTGPAPGTRPRASREDRRSFHRDGDRRGKKFDDKPFENRKARREKMFGDKKFGKKEDRFHKDHDERSFGDKPFRKTRRFGRV; translated from the coding sequence ATGACGAAGAATACTGAAGAACGTATTCCTGAAGAAGCTATTGACCCCAAATCCAAGATTGCCCGCGAAGCAGACGCGTTTTTGAACGCTATTGCAGGCGGTGCCGACGAAGACGAGGCCGATGAAGCCGCGTTCCTGGAACTGAACCCGAACGGCGTGGTCGTCGACGAAGAAGGCGACGTGCTCAAGAAGGGTCGAAAGTCCGCCATTGAAGTCGGCACGAAGGTCGAATTCGAAGAAGGCGAAGTCGAACAGCCCGAAGAAGATGAAAGCGCCGAAGATTACGCCGAATCTAAAAAGAGCTGTGCCGAACCGGTCGAAGACGAACAACCCGCTGTAAAAGACTCCGCAGAGGAAGAACCGACGGAAGAATCCGATGACGATTCTGACGAGGAACCGGGCGACGAAGCCCTCGTAACTTTCGAAGACCTCGGACTTGCAGACGAAGTTCTTGAAGCCATCAAGGCTCTGAACTACGAGACGCCCTCCCCCATTCAGGCAAAGGCTATTCCGGCCCTTTTGCAGGGTGGAAATTTGCTCGGTACGGCACAGACCGGTACCGGCAAGACAGCAGCATTCTCTCTTCCGCTCCTATCGAGGCTCGACTTTAACGGCCACGAAACCTCGATGCTCGTGCTCACGCCGACCCGTGAACTCGCAATTCAGGTGGCCGAAGCCATCCAGCAGTACGCCGCCAAGATGCCCAAGGTGCATGTGGTTCCGGTTTACGGCGGTCAGGACATCGCCGTACAGCTCCGCGCCCTCAAGCGTCAGGCAAACATCGTGGTCGCCACTCCGGGCCGTCTGATTGACCATATCAAGCGCGGTTCTATCGTTCTTTCGGGCGTGAAGGCCATCGTACTCGACGAAGCCGACGAAATGCTCGACATGGGATTCATGGAAGATGTGGAAACCATTCTCAAGGAAATCCCTGCAAGCGCCCAGCGCGCCCTCTTTAGCGCCACCATGCCTAAAGAAGTCAAGAAGATTATTGAACAGCACCTGGGCGAATACGAAGAAGCCTGCATCGAAGGCAAGACGACGACCGTCGAAAACATCCGCCAGCGTTATTTACTCGTAAAGAACGAACACAAGATCGAAGCGCTCGCCCGCGTTCTTGAAGGCGAAGACTTTGACGGCGTACTGATTTTCGTACGCACCAAGCAGAACACGACCGAAGTTGCCGAAAAGCTTGAAAGCCGCGGCTTCAATGTAGCTCCGCTGAATGGGGACCTCGCCCAGTCCATGCGCGAACGCACCATCAACCGCCTCAAGATGGGCAAGCTCGATATCGTTGTCGCCACCGACGTGGCTGCCCGCGGAATCGACGTGGACCGCATTACACACGTGGTGAACTACGACATTCCTTACGACACCGAATCTTACGTGCACCGCATTGGCCGTACGGGTCGTGCAGGCCGCAGCGGTAACGCCATTCTCTTTATCACGCCGCGTGAAAAGAAGATGCTCAAGATTATCGAAAAGGCGACCCGCCAGCCGATTGAAACGATGGAATTGCCGACAGGCGAAATCATCAGCGCAAAGCGCGTCGCTGCCTTCAAAGATAAAATCAAGAGCGTTATTACCTCTGGCGAACTCGACAAGTTCAAAGAACTCGTGGAAAGCATGGTTGCCGAAAGCACCACCGAAGGTTCCGAGCCGCTGACCGCCGCAGACATCGCCGCCGCCGTCATCAAGATTTGGCAGAAAAAGCAGCCGCTCTTCCCAGAACTCAAGCCGCTTGACGCGCCGCGTGAACGCCGCGAACGTAACGACAATTTTGGCCTTGACCGCGAAGAAAAAAGCCGACTCCGCAAGGAACGCAACGAAGGCGCAAACGGCGTCGAAGAAGGCTACCTGCGCTACTACTTGGGTGTGGGCCGCCGCGACCACGTGACGCCGCGCGACATCGTAGGCGCTATCGCCGGCGAAGGCAACATCAGCAGTTCCAACATAGGACGCATCAAGCTGTTCGACAAGTTCAGCACCGTGGAACTCCCCGAAACTATGCCGCAAGAAGTCCTCGACATTCTCGCCGACATGACGATTCGCGGAAATGAATCCAGATTCCGCCTGATGACCGACGAACCGCCTACCGGCCCCGCTCCCGGAACCCGTCCGCGCGCCAGCCGCGAAGACCGCCGTAGTTTCCATCGCGATGGAGACCGTCGCGGCAAAAAGTTCGACGACAAGCCTTTCGAAAACCGCAAGGCCCGCCGCGAAAAGATGTTCGGCGACAAGAAGTTCGGCAAAAAAGAAGACCGTTTTCACAAAGACCACGACGAACGTAGCTTTGGAGACAAGCCCTTCCGCAAAACTCGTCGCTTCGGAAGAGTTTAA
- a CDS encoding ABC transporter ATP-binding protein yields MNLRKWLKKSLKGGVIRFLPMALLASAADAAVLWGIRSFIDIVGGKADIPLAAWVGGMVVLAMLRLVFLYGKSKVSEGWLYKVSARVQAWFLHRLRDLAPKNFHTPKGERMVESAYEATVVLQNNGGVFFQAVQAVLQLLVFLPVLFYISWPLTAFLFVVIVPLVAVLQRKLHKLGPAEESLLRARSDFRGNLSLARRLFRQWSGRDERKDISDGLLKEVRGLRDNGLNAAIKKSGLSLLTETVSVLAMVLVLAFCALLMSRGYMDASGLVLFTSAVLLCYKPVKECARVMPQFRSAVSAINVLEEFEQLELAGKSAGKEFAAAPDATPDATSGAVSIRGGKFTYEGSETPVFTDLALNWSREKPVLVRGKNGVGKSTLLRLLAGLEQWNSADADSPRDVFFVAQDLELPPKWMLSRLLEKRRGAEAAQTLESFMQALGASSLLQKSGLSGGERARVALLWALASDCRTVLLDEPFASVALADRENLLKSYLDAAHALGKWTIIVSHDVLSPEVECIFNVAKL; encoded by the coding sequence GTGAATTTGCGAAAATGGCTGAAAAAATCCCTGAAAGGCGGCGTAATCCGCTTTTTGCCGATGGCGCTTTTGGCAAGTGCTGCCGATGCGGCGGTGCTCTGGGGTATTCGCTCCTTTATCGATATTGTCGGGGGCAAGGCAGATATTCCGCTTGCAGCCTGGGTCGGGGGAATGGTGGTGCTCGCCATGCTTCGTCTTGTATTCCTGTACGGCAAGTCCAAGGTTTCCGAAGGTTGGCTCTATAAGGTGTCTGCCCGGGTGCAGGCATGGTTCCTGCACAGGCTCCGCGATCTGGCTCCCAAGAATTTCCATACTCCCAAAGGCGAACGCATGGTTGAATCTGCTTACGAGGCCACGGTCGTGCTGCAGAATAATGGGGGAGTCTTTTTTCAGGCCGTGCAGGCGGTGCTTCAGTTGCTGGTTTTCTTGCCGGTACTCTTCTATATTTCTTGGCCACTTACGGCATTCCTTTTCGTGGTGATTGTGCCGCTGGTGGCGGTCCTTCAACGCAAACTACATAAGCTTGGTCCTGCCGAAGAGTCCCTGTTGCGGGCCCGTTCCGATTTCCGCGGAAATCTGTCGCTGGCCCGTAGGCTTTTTAGGCAGTGGAGCGGCCGCGACGAACGTAAGGATATTTCGGACGGCCTGTTAAAAGAGGTCCGCGGACTCCGCGATAACGGGCTGAATGCCGCCATCAAAAAGTCGGGCCTTTCGCTTTTGACCGAAACGGTTTCGGTGCTGGCTATGGTTCTTGTACTGGCGTTCTGCGCACTTCTCATGAGCCGCGGCTATATGGATGCGTCTGGCCTTGTGCTGTTTACCTCGGCGGTACTCCTCTGCTACAAGCCGGTCAAGGAATGCGCCCGTGTCATGCCACAGTTCCGTTCGGCGGTTTCGGCAATCAACGTCCTCGAAGAATTTGAACAGCTTGAATTGGCCGGAAAATCCGCTGGCAAGGAATTTGCCGCGGCACCAGATGCAACGCCCGATGCAACATCTGGCGCGGTGTCCATTCGCGGTGGTAAATTCACTTACGAAGGTTCCGAAACTCCCGTATTTACAGACCTTGCGCTCAATTGGTCCCGCGAAAAGCCGGTTCTTGTCCGTGGTAAAAACGGGGTGGGCAAATCCACCTTGCTTCGCCTGCTTGCGGGGCTTGAACAATGGAATTCTGCCGATGCGGATTCCCCGCGTGATGTGTTCTTTGTCGCCCAAGACCTGGAACTTCCGCCCAAGTGGATGCTTTCGCGACTTCTGGAAAAAAGGCGCGGTGCCGAGGCTGCACAGACTCTCGAGTCCTTTATGCAGGCTTTGGGGGCTTCATCCCTCCTCCAGAAATCGGGCCTTTCGGGCGGCGAACGTGCCCGTGTGGCGCTTCTTTGGGCGCTAGCTTCGGACTGTCGCACGGTTCTGCTGGATGAACCTTTTGCATCCGTGGCGCTGGCAGACCGAGAAAATCTGCTAAAATCCTACCTTGATGCAGCTCACGCCTTGGGCAAATGGACAATTATTGTGAGTCACGATGTGCTTTCTCCCGAAGTTGAATGTATATTTAACGTTGCAAAGCTTTAG
- a CDS encoding isoprenylcysteine carboxylmethyltransferase family protein encodes MDGQMEKEQEQVNTIENPAEQNVPAESKESGAAPLAEEEPKREFLFRYRGWVLGILSLIMLVFEPADLELIMFLIFINIFILAFYLRVKARRVIGEHTRGDIQEAGELVTWGAYARLRHPLYVSNAAFGISLIFLHLGLSLRVIPFIVVLVAFEAYLGKLDDRFLEKKFGDEWKIWAQQTPAFFPREFHRSGPMRSAKEAFLADHFTWLWMIMILLLIVVRKIAFMLWT; translated from the coding sequence ATGGATGGACAAATGGAAAAAGAGCAAGAACAGGTGAATACGATTGAAAATCCTGCCGAACAGAATGTGCCTGCTGAATCGAAGGAATCGGGGGCGGCGCCGCTTGCTGAAGAAGAACCGAAACGCGAGTTCCTGTTCCGCTATCGCGGGTGGGTCCTGGGTATCCTTTCGTTGATCATGCTGGTATTCGAACCGGCGGACCTTGAACTCATCATGTTCCTTATTTTTATCAATATCTTCATCTTGGCATTTTACCTGCGTGTCAAGGCGCGCCGCGTCATTGGCGAACATACTCGTGGTGACATCCAGGAAGCCGGTGAGTTGGTGACCTGGGGTGCCTACGCCAGGTTGCGCCATCCGCTGTACGTGTCCAACGCGGCGTTTGGAATTTCGCTGATCTTCTTGCACCTGGGTTTAAGTCTGCGCGTCATTCCGTTCATCGTGGTTCTTGTCGCGTTTGAAGCCTATCTGGGCAAACTCGACGACCGCTTCTTGGAGAAAAAGTTCGGTGACGAGTGGAAAATCTGGGCGCAGCAGACCCCTGCCTTTTTCCCGCGCGAATTCCACCGCTCTGGACCGATGCGTTCTGCAAAAGAGGCGTTCCTTGCAGACCATTTTACATGGCTCTGGATGATCATGATCCTTTTGCTGATTGTTGTCCGTAAGATTGCGTTCATGCTATGGACTTAA